A genomic region of Streptomyces rimosus contains the following coding sequences:
- the vanY-N gene encoding D,D-peptidase/D,D-carboxypeptidase VanY-N translates to MNGPHIIPPRPRDRLFAVLAMVLAVLLLPVAFVRHPGRACELACHWALGIRFPAEDLTGLTDGTRAAFSAARAAALWRHGQLIGLTSGYRDPLVQQRLFDNEVRRAGSPAAARRLVLPPEESRHVKGTALDVRPFEGARWLEEHGARYGLYRTYDNEWWHFEYRPDAGLAPTTQETRNALQAR, encoded by the coding sequence ATGAACGGACCACACATCATCCCGCCTCGGCCCCGTGACCGGCTGTTCGCTGTCCTTGCGATGGTGCTCGCCGTGCTCCTGCTGCCCGTTGCGTTCGTCCGCCATCCCGGCCGCGCCTGCGAACTGGCCTGCCACTGGGCGCTGGGGATCCGGTTTCCTGCCGAGGATCTCACCGGGCTCACCGACGGCACCAGGGCGGCGTTCAGCGCTGCACGTGCTGCGGCGCTCTGGCGCCACGGGCAGCTCATCGGCCTCACCTCGGGGTACCGCGACCCGCTCGTCCAGCAACGGTTGTTCGACAACGAGGTGCGCCGCGCCGGCTCACCGGCCGCGGCCCGGAGGCTCGTACTGCCACCGGAGGAATCCAGGCACGTCAAGGGCACCGCGCTGGATGTGCGCCCGTTCGAAGGCGCGCGCTGGCTCGAGGAACACGGTGCTCGCTATGGCCTCTACCGCACCTACGACAACGAGTGGTGGCACTTCGAATACCGACCGGACGCCGGCTTGGCGCCAACGACCCAGGAGACCCGTAATGCTCTGCAAGCTCGATGA
- a CDS encoding response regulator transcription factor, whose amino-acid sequence MRVLVVEDEPYMAEAIRDGLRLEAIAADIAGDGDTALELLSTNTYAIAVLDRDIPGPAGDEIAQHIVATGGGMPILMLTAADRLDDKASGFELGADDYLTKPFNMRELVLRLRALDRRRAHSRPPVREIAGLRVDPFRREVYREGRYIALTRKQFAVLEVLVAAEGGVVSAEELLERAWDENADPFTNAVRITVSALRKRLGEPWLIATVPGVGYRIDTGPGADDQGAECG is encoded by the coding sequence ATGCGTGTGTTAGTCGTCGAGGACGAGCCCTACATGGCCGAGGCCATCCGCGATGGGCTGCGCCTGGAGGCCATCGCGGCCGACATCGCCGGTGACGGTGATACCGCCCTGGAACTGCTGAGCACCAACACTTACGCCATCGCCGTCCTGGACCGGGACATCCCCGGGCCGGCCGGTGACGAGATCGCCCAGCACATCGTCGCCACCGGCGGAGGCATGCCGATCCTCATGCTGACCGCTGCCGACCGGCTCGACGACAAGGCCAGCGGGTTCGAGCTCGGCGCCGACGACTACCTCACCAAGCCCTTCAACATGCGAGAACTCGTGCTCAGGCTCAGAGCCCTCGACCGCAGGCGCGCCCACAGCAGGCCGCCTGTGCGAGAGATCGCGGGCCTGCGTGTGGATCCGTTCCGCCGCGAGGTCTACCGCGAGGGCCGCTACATCGCGCTCACCAGGAAGCAGTTCGCCGTGCTCGAAGTCCTCGTCGCTGCCGAAGGCGGTGTCGTCAGCGCGGAAGAGCTGCTGGAGCGAGCGTGGGACGAGAACGCAGACCCGTTCACCAACGCCGTGCGCATCACGGTCTCGGCCCTGCGCAAACGCCTCGGCGAGCCTTGGCTGATCGCCACCGTGCCCGGGGTCGGTTACCGCATCGACACCGGACCGGGCGCCGATGACCAGGGAGCGGAGTGTGGGTAG
- a CDS encoding sensor histidine kinase, with protein MGRRQGLSVRLKLTLSYAGFLVIAGALLLAAVWVFLLRGRSKSLSVPDLSDFLRVFDPRNFGPVVFVPAGILVLAFLLVFGLVGGWILAGRMLTPLIRITDVTRKVANGPLSYRIRLPGRRDEFRELADSFDTMLAQLEAHVAEQQRFAANASHELRTPLAVTQALLEVARNDPNRDTAELVDRLRAVNARAIDLTEALLLLSRANQRSFTREHVDLSLLAEEATETLLPLAEKHGVTLEASGDTSTTIGSPALLLQMTTNLVHNAIGHNLPEQGAVWVTTSARPDTVVLTVENTGEKLTTQLVSTLTEPFQRGTERLHTGHAGVGLGLAIVKSITQAHDGTLTLTPRPAGGLRVTVQLPAASAHTQPDRPIPTNARTAPGKPAARSRPELPRGTRRPAWARCEANERPDAAIDRPVER; from the coding sequence GTGGGTAGGCGCCAAGGGCTGAGCGTCCGCCTCAAGCTCACCCTCAGCTACGCCGGGTTCCTCGTGATCGCGGGCGCCTTGCTGCTCGCCGCCGTGTGGGTGTTCCTTCTTCGCGGAAGGTCGAAAAGCCTGAGCGTCCCCGATCTTTCCGACTTCCTACGCGTCTTCGACCCACGTAATTTTGGCCCGGTCGTCTTCGTTCCGGCGGGAATCCTGGTGCTGGCGTTCTTGTTGGTGTTCGGTCTCGTGGGCGGGTGGATTCTGGCCGGCCGGATGCTCACCCCGCTGATTCGCATCACCGACGTCACACGCAAGGTGGCGAACGGGCCGCTCTCCTACCGGATCCGCCTGCCGGGCCGCCGAGACGAGTTCCGCGAACTCGCCGACTCCTTCGACACCATGCTCGCGCAGCTCGAAGCCCACGTCGCAGAACAGCAACGCTTCGCGGCCAATGCCTCGCATGAACTGCGCACCCCGCTGGCGGTCACGCAGGCGCTTCTCGAGGTGGCCCGCAACGATCCGAACCGCGACACCGCCGAGCTTGTCGATCGCCTCCGCGCGGTCAACGCCCGAGCCATTGACCTCACCGAAGCATTGCTCCTGCTCAGCCGCGCCAACCAGCGTTCCTTCACCAGGGAACACGTCGACCTGTCCCTCCTGGCGGAAGAAGCCACGGAAACGCTCCTCCCCTTGGCAGAAAAGCATGGCGTCACCCTCGAAGCCTCCGGTGACACGAGCACCACCATCGGCTCACCGGCGCTCCTGCTGCAGATGACCACGAACCTGGTGCACAACGCGATCGGCCACAACCTGCCGGAACAGGGCGCCGTATGGGTGACCACCAGCGCCCGCCCCGACACCGTGGTACTCACCGTCGAGAACACCGGCGAAAAGCTCACCACACAGCTGGTCTCGACACTCACCGAGCCATTCCAGCGCGGCACTGAACGCTTGCACACCGGCCACGCAGGTGTCGGTCTCGGCCTGGCCATCGTCAAAAGCATCACTCAAGCACACGACGGAACCCTCACCCTGACCCCACGCCCTGCCGGCGGGCTCCGCGTCACGGTGCAACTCCCCGCCGCGTCAGCGCACACACAACCAGACCGGCCGATTCCAACCAACGCCCGCACCGCACCAGGGAAACCGGCTGCCCGCTCACGGCCGGAGCTACCTCGCGGGACCCGGCGGCCGGCCTGGGCCAGGTGCGAGGCGAACGAGCGGCCCGATGCGGCCATCGACCGACCCGTGGAGCGCTGA
- a CDS encoding lipid II:glycine glycyltransferase FemX — MAFRVRTITAGDHAAFNASQPAVSFLQTPAWASVKSEWGSESLGWFDDRDQLVGAGLVLYRRLPGVKTSLAYLPEGPVIDWASDDLAGRLGPLVEHLKRSGAFAIRIGTTVAARTWSAATVKAAIADPGITRLSDVPPDTVNDVAAQARVQLRHLGWRPPKEDEGFSAGQPRWVFQVPLAGKDENQLLKGMNQLWRRNIKKAGKAGVVVTQGGIGDLPDFYRVYLETAKRDHFIPRPFSYFPAVFEALLAEDKDRIRLYLAHHEGDLVAATIWIRVGQHAWYSYGASSTAKREVRGSNAVQWQMVTDALAAGCTVYNLRGITDTVDENDPHLGLIQFKVGTGGEAVEYLGEWDLPLNRLLYKAFDVYMSRRS; from the coding sequence GTGGCTTTTCGCGTACGGACCATCACGGCAGGCGATCACGCCGCGTTCAACGCGTCCCAGCCCGCGGTGAGTTTTTTGCAGACCCCGGCCTGGGCGTCGGTGAAGAGTGAGTGGGGGTCGGAGTCGCTGGGCTGGTTCGACGACCGCGATCAACTGGTTGGCGCGGGCCTGGTGCTGTACCGCCGACTGCCCGGGGTCAAGACGTCGCTGGCGTATCTGCCCGAAGGTCCGGTGATCGACTGGGCTTCGGATGATCTGGCCGGCCGGCTCGGCCCGTTGGTGGAGCACCTGAAGCGCTCCGGCGCCTTCGCCATACGCATCGGGACGACGGTGGCGGCCCGCACCTGGAGTGCGGCGACGGTCAAGGCCGCGATCGCCGACCCGGGGATCACCAGGCTCAGCGACGTGCCGCCGGACACGGTCAACGACGTCGCTGCCCAGGCACGCGTCCAGCTCCGACATCTGGGCTGGCGCCCGCCGAAGGAAGACGAAGGGTTCTCCGCCGGGCAGCCGCGCTGGGTTTTCCAGGTCCCGCTGGCCGGCAAGGACGAGAATCAACTGCTCAAGGGGATGAACCAGCTCTGGCGGCGCAACATCAAGAAGGCCGGCAAGGCGGGCGTCGTCGTAACCCAGGGCGGTATCGGGGACCTGCCCGACTTCTATCGGGTCTACCTCGAGACCGCGAAGCGCGATCATTTCATCCCGCGGCCGTTCAGCTACTTCCCGGCCGTGTTCGAGGCGCTGCTGGCCGAGGACAAGGACCGGATCCGGCTCTATCTCGCCCATCACGAAGGTGACCTCGTTGCCGCCACCATCTGGATCCGGGTCGGGCAACACGCCTGGTACAGCTACGGCGCCTCCTCCACCGCCAAACGGGAGGTACGCGGGTCGAACGCCGTGCAGTGGCAGATGGTCACCGACGCGCTGGCTGCCGGATGTACGGTCTACAACCTGCGCGGCATCACCGACACCGTGGACGAGAACGACCCGCACCTGGGTCTGATCCAGTTCAAGGTCGGCACCGGCGGCGAAGCCGTGGAGTATCTCGGCGAATGGGATCTGCCGCTCAATCGCCTGCTCTACAAGGCATTCGACGTCTACATGTCCCGTCGAAGCTGA
- a CDS encoding UDP-N-acetylmuramoyl-tripeptide--D-alanyl-D-alanine ligase yields MIPLSLGEIAAVVGGSVVGDGAVTVTAPAVLDSRQAEPGSLFVAFAGEHADGHDYAFQAGWAGAVAVLGSRPTALPTVVVTDTETALQALAAHVVARLREGLTVVGVTGSRGKTSTKDLLAAVLSSAAPTIATSGSLNNELGVPLTMLRCTAATRFLVLEMGVRHIGDIAKLTGLVAPDVGVVLNVGQAHLSRLKSRAAIARAKGELVQGLAPGGTAVLCADDPRVAAMRSLTDRPVLTFGRAEHADVRVLDVVLDRLARPSFTLRTAAARAPVALPLVGAHQALNATAAAAAALAAGISLDAAAAALPTVSLSQWRLELRDLAGGATLLDDSYNADPDSARAALDALAAIEGKRRIAVLGEMLELGDGSEAEHRAVGEYAAARADVVVAVGSRPLADGAGERVVALADNAAAIQWLRGRLTAGDVVLVKASRGARLDEVAAALACGPQDQPADQPMDDR; encoded by the coding sequence GTGATCCCGCTCAGCCTCGGCGAGATCGCCGCAGTGGTCGGCGGGAGCGTCGTGGGCGACGGCGCCGTGACGGTGACCGCGCCGGCCGTGCTCGACAGCCGGCAGGCCGAGCCGGGCAGCCTCTTCGTCGCCTTCGCCGGCGAGCACGCCGACGGCCACGACTACGCCTTCCAGGCCGGCTGGGCCGGCGCGGTGGCCGTGCTCGGCTCCCGGCCCACGGCGCTGCCGACCGTCGTCGTCACGGACACCGAGACCGCGTTGCAGGCGCTCGCCGCCCACGTCGTGGCACGGCTGCGCGAAGGGCTGACCGTCGTCGGGGTGACCGGGTCCCGCGGCAAGACCAGCACCAAGGACCTGCTGGCGGCCGTGCTGTCGAGCGCCGCGCCGACGATCGCCACGAGCGGCTCGCTCAACAACGAGCTCGGCGTGCCGCTGACCATGCTGCGGTGCACTGCGGCTACCCGCTTCCTCGTCCTGGAGATGGGAGTGCGCCACATCGGCGACATCGCCAAGCTCACCGGCCTGGTCGCGCCCGATGTCGGGGTCGTCCTCAATGTCGGCCAGGCCCACCTCAGCCGTCTCAAATCACGCGCGGCGATCGCCCGGGCCAAGGGCGAGCTGGTGCAGGGCCTGGCACCCGGCGGCACCGCGGTCCTTTGCGCCGACGACCCCCGGGTGGCCGCGATGCGCTCGCTCACCGACCGCCCGGTGCTGACCTTCGGCCGGGCGGAACACGCCGACGTTCGCGTACTCGACGTGGTGCTGGACCGGCTCGCCCGGCCATCCTTCACCCTGCGGACCGCCGCCGCCCGGGCTCCGGTCGCGCTGCCGCTCGTGGGCGCTCACCAGGCGCTCAACGCGACGGCTGCCGCGGCGGCGGCGCTGGCGGCCGGTATCTCCCTCGATGCGGCCGCGGCGGCGCTGCCCACGGTCTCGCTGTCACAGTGGCGCTTGGAGCTGCGTGACCTCGCCGGCGGGGCAACGCTGCTCGACGACTCCTACAACGCCGACCCCGACTCGGCCCGTGCCGCTCTGGACGCGCTGGCGGCCATCGAGGGCAAGCGCCGCATCGCCGTCCTCGGCGAGATGCTCGAACTCGGCGACGGCAGCGAGGCCGAGCACCGCGCCGTTGGGGAGTACGCCGCTGCCCGGGCCGACGTGGTGGTCGCGGTCGGCAGCCGGCCGCTCGCCGACGGTGCCGGAGAGCGGGTGGTGGCGCTGGCCGACAACGCCGCGGCCATCCAATGGCTGCGCGGCCGGCTCACGGCCGGCGATGTGGTGCTCGTCAAGGCCTCCCGCGGGGCGCGCCTGGACGAGGTCGCCGCCGCGCTCGCCTGCGGACCCCAAGATCAGCCGGCGGACCAGCCCATGGACGACAGGTAG
- the vanH gene encoding D-lactate dehydrogenase VanH: MSSSGSTRAAACRTRAPALPSRADSTTGITVYGCEQDEAHLFREMAPRFGVVPTITKAAVCEANVGLAAGNRCISIGHKTHVTRATLMALSRVGVEYLSTRSVGCDHIDVSYAKSVGISVGKVAYSPDSVADYTLMLMLMAVRHAKATLRRADAHDYRLSEIRGKELRDLTVGVVGTGRIGTAVIDRLRGFGCRVLAYDNRHKTSADYVPLDELLQHSDIVTLHTPLTAETRHLLDRRRIEQMKHGAFIVNTGRGPLIDTEALLPALESGKLGGAALDVLDGEEGIFYTDCRNKPIENRSLLRLQELPNVFISPHTAYYTDHALRDTIRNSIVNCLHFESGNT, encoded by the coding sequence ATGAGTTCCAGCGGATCCACACGAGCGGCGGCGTGCCGCACCCGAGCACCGGCGCTGCCCTCACGGGCTGACTCGACCACGGGAATCACGGTCTATGGGTGCGAGCAAGATGAGGCCCACCTCTTCCGGGAAATGGCGCCTCGCTTTGGCGTGGTGCCGACCATCACGAAGGCAGCGGTCTGTGAAGCCAACGTTGGCCTGGCCGCCGGCAACCGGTGCATCAGCATCGGCCACAAGACGCACGTCACCCGTGCCACGCTCATGGCACTGAGCCGCGTCGGTGTGGAGTATCTCTCCACACGAAGCGTCGGATGCGACCACATCGACGTGAGCTACGCCAAGAGCGTCGGTATCTCCGTCGGAAAGGTGGCGTATTCTCCCGACAGCGTTGCCGACTACACGTTGATGTTGATGCTGATGGCCGTGCGCCACGCGAAGGCCACCCTCCGCCGCGCTGATGCCCATGACTACCGGCTGAGTGAGATACGCGGCAAAGAATTGCGCGATCTGACGGTTGGAGTGGTCGGTACGGGGCGTATCGGCACAGCAGTCATCGACCGGCTGCGAGGCTTCGGCTGCCGCGTGCTGGCCTACGACAACCGCCACAAGACCTCCGCCGATTACGTGCCGCTCGACGAGTTGCTCCAGCACAGCGACATTGTCACGCTCCACACCCCGCTCACCGCAGAAACCCGCCACCTCCTCGATCGCCGGCGTATCGAGCAGATGAAACACGGCGCGTTCATCGTCAACACCGGACGCGGTCCGCTCATTGATACCGAAGCCCTTCTCCCGGCGTTGGAGAGCGGCAAATTGGGCGGCGCGGCGCTGGATGTCCTCGACGGCGAGGAAGGCATCTTCTACACCGACTGCCGGAACAAGCCCATCGAGAACCGCTCGCTGTTGCGACTGCAAGAGCTGCCGAATGTGTTCATCAGCCCACACACGGCCTACTACACCGACCACGCGCTGCGCGACACCATCAGAAACAGCATCGTCAACTGCCTCCACTTCGAAAGCGGGAACACATGA
- the vanA gene encoding D-alanine--(R)-lactate ligase gives MNRLKVGIVFGGSSEEHPVSVKSAQEVAKNLSTDKYEPYWIGITQSGAWKLCDVPSADWEKEGARPVALSPDRSVHGLLILEQGRFEAIRLDFVLPLVHGALGEDGALQGLLELSGIPYAGCDVQSSAICMDKSLTYTVAKSAGIATPNFRVVAGNEKVDAEQLPYPVFVKPARSGSSFGVSKVAGKEDLPGALDAARQYDSKILIEEAVVGSEIGCAILGDPSSPIAGEVDRVALSHGFFRIHQEDSPETGSENSTFIVPADISEESRRLVQESAKTIYRTLGCQGLARVDMFLKEDGQVVLNEVNTLPGMTSYSRYPRMMAAAGLPLSDVIDRLVSITLNRKKR, from the coding sequence ATGAACAGGTTGAAGGTCGGCATCGTCTTCGGGGGCTCTTCCGAAGAGCACCCTGTCTCCGTCAAGTCCGCTCAGGAAGTCGCGAAGAATCTCAGTACCGATAAATACGAACCGTACTGGATCGGCATTACGCAGTCCGGCGCCTGGAAGCTCTGTGACGTCCCCAGCGCAGACTGGGAAAAAGAGGGCGCCCGTCCGGTCGCGCTGTCACCCGACCGAAGCGTCCACGGACTGCTCATCCTGGAACAGGGACGGTTCGAAGCGATCCGGCTGGACTTCGTGCTGCCCCTCGTGCACGGCGCACTCGGTGAAGACGGTGCGCTCCAGGGCCTGCTGGAACTCTCCGGCATCCCCTATGCCGGCTGCGACGTCCAGAGCTCCGCCATCTGCATGGACAAATCCCTGACCTACACCGTCGCCAAGAGCGCGGGAATCGCCACGCCGAATTTCCGGGTGGTCGCGGGGAACGAGAAGGTCGACGCAGAGCAACTTCCTTATCCCGTCTTCGTGAAGCCGGCCCGTTCGGGCTCATCCTTCGGCGTCAGCAAAGTCGCCGGAAAAGAGGACTTGCCGGGCGCACTGGACGCGGCACGACAGTACGACTCGAAGATCCTGATCGAAGAGGCCGTGGTCGGGAGCGAGATCGGCTGTGCCATCCTGGGCGACCCCTCAAGCCCGATCGCGGGCGAGGTGGACCGTGTGGCCCTCTCACACGGATTCTTCAGGATCCACCAGGAGGACTCACCCGAGACCGGCTCGGAGAACTCGACATTCATCGTACCCGCCGACATCTCCGAGGAATCGCGTCGGCTCGTCCAGGAGAGCGCCAAGACCATCTACCGCACCCTGGGCTGCCAGGGGCTTGCCCGCGTGGACATGTTCCTCAAGGAGGACGGTCAGGTGGTACTCAACGAAGTCAACACCCTGCCCGGCATGACCTCCTACAGTCGCTATCCCCGGATGATGGCCGCCGCAGGTCTGCCGCTTTCCGACGTGATCGATCGTCTCGTGTCCATAACGCTGAACCGGAAAAAGCGATGA
- the vanX gene encoding D-Ala-D-Ala dipeptidase VanX, which produces MKGDFVYLDEFVYLDEHVPGIRWDAKYATRDNFTGKPVDGYLANRIIGTRALCAALRRVQEEAASLGFGLLVWDGYRPQRAVDCFLRWSEQPEDGRTKRRHYPNIDRSQLVDEGYVATKSSHSRGSTVDLTLYSLATGGRARMGGDHDLMDPISHHGASGLTPTEAGNRERLCSIMENCGFARYACEWWHYTLKSEPYSDVYFDFPVT; this is translated from the coding sequence ATGAAGGGCGACTTCGTCTACCTGGACGAGTTCGTGTACCTGGACGAACATGTGCCGGGCATCCGCTGGGACGCCAAGTACGCTACCCGGGACAACTTTACCGGAAAGCCGGTAGACGGATACCTGGCTAACCGGATAATCGGCACCAGAGCTTTGTGCGCAGCCCTCAGGCGAGTGCAAGAAGAAGCCGCCTCCCTCGGGTTCGGCTTGCTTGTCTGGGACGGGTACCGTCCGCAGCGCGCCGTCGATTGTTTCCTGCGCTGGTCAGAACAGCCAGAGGATGGTCGCACCAAGAGGCGCCACTACCCAAATATCGACAGATCCCAGCTTGTCGACGAGGGATACGTGGCCACCAAGTCGAGCCACAGTCGCGGCAGTACCGTCGACTTGACGCTCTACAGCCTTGCCACCGGAGGAAGAGCACGCATGGGCGGCGACCACGACCTCATGGACCCGATCTCACACCACGGAGCTAGCGGACTAACGCCCACCGAAGCGGGAAACCGCGAGCGCCTTTGCTCCATCATGGAGAACTGCGGGTTTGCTCGCTACGCCTGCGAGTGGTGGCACTACACGCTGAAAAGCGAGCCTTACTCAGATGTCTATTTCGACTTTCCCGTCACATGA
- a CDS encoding GMC family oxidoreductase N-terminal domain-containing protein, giving the protein MRDVIVVGAGGGGPVIAKELAERGLDVLLLEAGPRHARPREEWTHYENDANHPLTGFFRFGPADRAKSAWFRETPQSSFVMQLSGVGGTTQHYFANSPRAYPGVFSGYSGPDAGAYDTRHRFPFPYAELVPYYEWVEATLPVQTAAMGAKEEVYFQGCETLGIPVQTALTTTGDSYRPQQNAILQPGGHAGRTADPRLLVFPRSTGCTFCGHCSQGCMQPVHAPRNQFAKRSTDNSYVPMALTADAWSPGGRAAELITDAFVTRIHTEAGAATGVTWRTGATGDSHREDARAVVLSGGCTENPRLWHNSGLPDPNGWVGRGLTDHHLDFVVGVFDHDVGNSRGPGSAARCDFPGRGALEQTGFPPALQALILSTSDSGIRGAYTNGRGPRGPWDGPAGRVLGPQLADLMQDGGHDRLLNVLVLTDDDVEPDNRVLPSVFPADAHGPVPKVEVHHRRRSARTLANREFLARKATALLRGAGARTVLRVDMFPVPLHVQSSLRTGLDPRTSVLDADCRSRAVDRLYVADNSALANSLGGPNPTLTTQALATRTAERVFTRVFGGDPWVRTGAPVVSTDVRVSRRLAELGL; this is encoded by the coding sequence GTGCGTGATGTCATCGTCGTCGGCGCGGGCGGCGGCGGCCCGGTGATCGCCAAGGAACTGGCGGAGCGCGGGCTGGACGTCCTGCTCCTGGAGGCCGGTCCCCGGCACGCCCGTCCCCGCGAGGAATGGACGCATTACGAGAACGACGCCAATCACCCGCTCACCGGTTTCTTCCGCTTCGGTCCGGCGGACCGGGCGAAGAGCGCGTGGTTCCGGGAGACCCCGCAGAGCTCCTTTGTCATGCAGCTTTCCGGCGTCGGCGGCACGACGCAGCATTACTTCGCCAATTCCCCGCGCGCCTATCCGGGCGTGTTCTCCGGCTATTCCGGCCCGGACGCCGGCGCGTACGACACCCGCCACCGCTTCCCGTTCCCCTACGCCGAATTGGTGCCGTACTACGAGTGGGTGGAGGCCACCCTGCCCGTCCAAACGGCAGCGATGGGCGCCAAGGAAGAAGTCTATTTCCAGGGGTGCGAAACGCTCGGCATTCCCGTGCAGACGGCCCTGACCACCACCGGCGATTCCTACCGCCCGCAGCAGAACGCCATTCTGCAGCCCGGCGGCCACGCCGGGCGCACCGCCGACCCCCGCCTGCTGGTCTTCCCCCGGTCCACCGGCTGTACGTTCTGCGGTCATTGCTCGCAGGGCTGTATGCAGCCGGTCCACGCGCCGCGCAACCAGTTCGCCAAGCGCTCGACGGACAACAGCTACGTCCCGATGGCGCTGACCGCCGACGCGTGGTCCCCCGGCGGCCGGGCCGCCGAGCTGATCACCGACGCGTTCGTGACCCGTATCCACACCGAGGCGGGCGCGGCGACCGGCGTCACCTGGCGCACCGGCGCGACCGGCGACTCGCACCGGGAGGACGCGCGGGCGGTCGTGCTGTCCGGCGGCTGTACGGAGAATCCGCGGCTGTGGCACAACAGCGGCCTGCCCGACCCGAACGGCTGGGTCGGGCGCGGGCTGACCGACCACCACCTGGACTTCGTCGTCGGCGTCTTCGACCACGACGTCGGCAACAGCCGCGGCCCCGGTTCCGCGGCCCGCTGCGACTTCCCCGGCCGCGGCGCCCTGGAGCAGACCGGTTTCCCGCCCGCCCTTCAGGCGCTGATCCTCAGCACGTCCGACAGCGGAATCCGCGGCGCCTACACCAACGGCCGTGGGCCGCGAGGCCCTTGGGACGGCCCCGCCGGGCGCGTCCTCGGGCCCCAGCTGGCCGACCTGATGCAGGACGGCGGCCACGACCGGCTGCTGAACGTCCTGGTGCTCACCGACGACGACGTGGAACCGGACAACCGCGTCCTGCCCTCGGTCTTCCCGGCCGACGCGCACGGTCCCGTGCCGAAGGTCGAGGTGCACCACCGCCGCCGCAGCGCCCGTACGCTCGCCAACCGCGAGTTCCTGGCCCGCAAGGCGACCGCGCTGCTGCGGGGCGCGGGGGCCCGTACGGTCCTGCGCGTCGACATGTTCCCCGTACCGCTGCACGTGCAGTCGTCCCTGCGTACGGGCCTGGACCCGCGCACCTCGGTGCTGGACGCCGACTGCCGCAGCCGCGCGGTCGACCGGCTGTACGTCGCCGACAACTCCGCACTCGCGAACTCCCTCGGCGGCCCGAACCCGACCCTGACCACCCAGGCCCTGGCGACCCGCACCGCCGAACGCGTCTTCACCCGGGTCTTCGGCGGGGACCCGTGGGTCCGCACCGGCGCGCCCGTCGTGTCGACGGACGTACGGGTCAGCCGCCGCCTCGCCGAACTGGGCCTCTGA
- a CDS encoding DUF2690 domain-containing protein codes for MISTAVATLALAASSLIPATHTTAPHTSAKAPLPTCKGPTCNGLTPEEGGCADNADTLDSRTLGSARVELRYKAACRAAWVRVHGPVGTIGTVANTANPQNTYETRIDRGSDAHSRMVNDMDLKAAACMTVPGAGTVCTDWK; via the coding sequence ATGATCTCCACGGCTGTCGCCACACTGGCCCTCGCAGCCTCCTCATTGATCCCCGCCACCCACACCACCGCTCCCCACACCTCCGCCAAGGCTCCGCTGCCCACCTGCAAGGGCCCGACCTGCAACGGGCTCACTCCCGAGGAAGGCGGCTGCGCCGACAACGCGGACACACTCGATTCGAGGACCCTGGGCAGCGCCAGGGTCGAGCTCCGCTACAAGGCGGCGTGCCGGGCCGCCTGGGTCAGGGTCCACGGCCCGGTCGGGACGATCGGCACGGTCGCCAACACCGCGAACCCGCAGAACACCTACGAGACCCGGATCGACCGGGGCAGCGACGCGCACTCCCGGATGGTCAACGACATGGACCTCAAGGCCGCCGCGTGCATGACCGTCCCCGGCGCCGGAACCGTGTGCACCGACTGGAAGTGA
- a CDS encoding STAS domain-containing protein, protein MSPLKTTTRDAATGPVLEIVGDLDYEHADELRTAVSGLTLRPGQRLVLDLAAMEFCDSSGITALLAARNHALAAQADIALAAVPANTLRVLRYVGLDQIFPCHPDSETATAS, encoded by the coding sequence ATGAGCCCGCTGAAGACCACCACCCGAGACGCCGCGACCGGCCCCGTACTGGAGATCGTCGGCGACCTCGACTACGAGCACGCCGACGAGCTGCGCACCGCCGTGTCCGGTCTGACCCTGCGGCCGGGCCAGCGGCTGGTCCTCGATCTCGCGGCAATGGAGTTCTGCGACTCCAGCGGCATCACCGCCCTGCTGGCCGCGCGCAACCACGCCCTCGCCGCGCAGGCCGACATCGCCCTGGCCGCGGTGCCCGCCAACACGCTGCGCGTCCTCCGTTACGTAGGACTCGACCAGATCTTCCCCTGCCACCCGGACAGCGAGACCGCGACCGCTTCCTGA